Genomic DNA from Pseudomonas fluorescens:
TCAACGTTTATTTCGACAACCCTGTTCCTGTCAAAGACGGCTATGAAGATCGAGGCGGTTTCTGGGCGCCGGTTGAAATCTGGCACCGTGAAGCAGAGCACTGGAGCACGCTGTATCAAAAAGGCATGCGGGTGATGGTCGAAGGACGCTCGGTCAAGGAGGAATGGGCCGATGCGGATGAGAACGCACGAGTGACGTTCAAAATCGAGGCGCGGCGTGTAGGCATCCTGCCCTACCGGGTCGAACGGGTCACACTGGGTGGCAAATCATCTGCCGCCGCTACCGATGGCGACGACCATCCGCATTGATCCTGAGAAGCGCGAGAGCGGCTGGCCCTGTCGTCAGTCGCTCTTTTGTCCCAAAACGCTCGCAAGCCCTACTGCGTTGTGAGTGTCCACTGACGTCCATCCTGTTCCAGCCAGCGGCACATGACGAATTCGCTGGTGCAAAGACCGCTGCTCCCATGCCTGGCTCATGGTCGCCTCTGCCGACTGATCATCAATACGCTCTGATGCAGAATCGCTTTGAGAGTCGCGCGCACCGTCTCCCCTCATGCATCTTCCTGCCCTCTCAACTGCTTTGCTGGGCATGACATGCGACTCTTTCTGTGTGAAAAACCTTCCCAGGGCAAAGACATTGCCAGGGTACTTGGCGCTCGACAACGTGGCAGCGGCTGCTTCAAAGGCGTGGGTATCAGTGTGACCTGGTGCATCGGACACCTGGTCGAAGCGGCACCACCTGAAACTTATGATGAACGCTTCAAACAGTGGTCGCTGGACCATTTGCCCATCCTTCCAATCTCGTGGCGCGTCCGCGTCAAAGCGAACACGGCGGCTCAGTACAAAATCGTCAAACAGCTACTGGCCCAAACATCTGAATTGGTGATCGCCACTGATGCGGACCGCGAAGGCGAGATGATTGCTCGAGAGGTGCTTGAGCTGTGTCAGTACCGCGGTTCTATCCAACGGTTATGGCTGTCAGCACTTAACGACGCCTCCATCCGCAAAGCCCTGAGTCAGTTACGACAGGCAGAAGAAACTCAGTCTCTCTATCATTCTGCCCTCGCCCGCTCACGAGCGGACTGGCTGATCGGCATGAACATGAGCCGACTGTTTACCCTCCTGGGCCGCCAGGCCGGACTTAACGGGGTGCTGTCGGTGGGACGTGTGCAAACACCGACCTTACGCTTAGTGGTTGATCGGGATCGCGAGATCGAACGATTTGTACCCAGGCCTTACTGGGTTATCCAAGTGAAGCTTGAAGTACTGGGGCAAGCGTTTACAGCGCAGTGGGCAGCACCCGACAGTGCCACTGACGAAGCTGGCCGGTGTATCAGGCAAGCCATCGCTTTGCAGGCGCAGCAGAGCTTCAAAGCGACAGGGGTTGCACAAGTATTGGAGGTTGAGACGCAACGAACTCGAGAGGCACCGCCACTCCCCTTCGACTTGAACACCTTGCAAGAAGTTTGCTCAAGACGCTTGGGCTACGGCGTGCAGGAAACATTGGACATTGCTCAATCGCTTTATGAGACCCACAAAGCGACAACCTATCCGCGCACAGACTCAGGCTACCTACCCGAAAGCATGTTGCTCGAGGCAGAAGCGGTCTTTGCTGCACTGATAAAGAGCGATCCTGGAGTGGGTCCTTTGGTGCAATCCGTCGATTTCACGCTGCGCTCCCGGGCTTGGAACGACAGCCAAGTCAGCGCGCATCACGGCATTATCCCGACACTGGAACCGTTTGATCGGTTGGCGTTAAGCGAACGCGAATGCGCGGTCTATGAGTTGATTCGGGCCCGTTATCTAGCGCAGTTTCTGCCCCCTCATGAGTACGACCGCACCGCCGTGCAGCTCACCTGCGGCAATCATGTATTGAAAGCCCATGGCAAACACGTGGTGGAATCAGGTTGGCACCGAGTATTGGGTAGCGAATGCCCCCCCCAACGACGACGAAGCGTCGCCACGCAGCCAAACGCTACCAGACCTGCACGCGGGTGTTTGCTGCAACGTGGTGGACGTGGAGCTAAAGTCCCTCAAGACTCAGCCCCCCCAAAGCTTATACCCAGGGTGAGCTGATCAAGGCCATGAAAGGCGTGGCCAAACTGGTGACAGACCCAAGGCTGAAGCAGGTTCTCAAGGAGACGACAGGCATCGGCACAGAAGCCACACGGGCCAATATCATCAGCGGTTTGCTGAGCCGAGGGTATCTGTACATCAAAGGGCGATCTGTACGGGCTTCTGAGGCAGCCTTCACCTTGATCGATTCGGTACCTCCCGCCATAGCGGACCCGGCCACCACCGCCATCTGGGAGCAGGCGTTCGATATGATCGAGGCCGGTCAACTGACGCTGGAGGATTTCCTCGCAAAACAAACCGCCTGGATCAGCCAGTTGGTCGAGCATTACCGTACGACGACCTTGGCGCTCCATAGCCCTGGCGGCCCGAGTTGCCCTTTGTGTGGGGCGCCGATGCGTCAACGTGACGGCAAGCACAACAAGTTTTGGTCCTGTACCCGGTATCCAGAATGTCGGGGGGCTTTACCCATCGCCTCGCAAGGGAGAGTGTCCCCACGCCACCGAAAGCCGCGTCGTTCAAAACCTGGAAACTCCTGAACGACCTTGCCCAAGCTCGCTTCTCCTTCTGAAACAGCGAGCGCGCCAAGCCGAGCAACAGCCGGTGGCACGGAGGAACACATCGTCTGAGCTGTGCCTACAGCATGATGGTTCAGTAGGACAGTGCCGTGCTGAAGGGTCCCCTGATCGCCTTCCCTGGGGCGATCAGGAGACCCTTCAGGGTGGACATAGTCGGTACCGGACCCCGCCGGTCAAACAACGAGCTCCTTTTGTACGCGGATGTGTGCCTGACGATACCGACCCACGCCACGAAACGGGTCGGGTGAGATGCTTGTGAAGGCGCCTGGCCTGACGACCGCCAAGCCCGAAACAGCCCCACGGGTGGCCTCTCTGTTCAAGCCGAAGGTCACGCCTTCGGCGCCTTTGTCCTTTCTCCCACTTTGCGCCGTGCCCAACACCGCTCGGGCACAGAAATGCGCGCCTGCAAAGGACATCCCCCCATGATTCAAACCTCTCCGCCACTGCAATACGCCAGCGTTTGCAGCGGGATTGAAGCGGTGACCGTCGCCTGGAAGCCTTTAGGTCTCACCCCGGCTTGGTTTTCCGAAATAGCACCGTTCCCTTGTGCGGTGCTGGCCCATCATTACCCTACCGTACCTAATCTCGGCGACATGAAGCGACTGGCCCGCCAGGCACTCAATCGAGTCATTGAGGCTCCTGCCATTCTGATTGGCGGCACGCCGTGCCAGGCATTCAGTGTGGCGGGTTTTCGCGCGGGCCTGGCAGATGCTCGAGGTGCTCTGACTCTTACATTTGTGGAGCTTGCCAATGCAATCGACCAAGTCCGAATGCGACGAAAGGAACCTGAAGCCATCATCGTCTGGGAAAACGTTCTCGGCGTGCTCACCGATAGGGGCAACGCCTTCGGATGTTTTATCGCAGCACTGGCTGGCGAAGAACATGAACTCGTCCCCCCAAGGAAGACTTGGTCGCACGCAGGTGTTGTGTTTGGCCCCCAAAGAACAGTCGCGTGGCGCGTCCTGGATGCCCAATATTTCGGCCTGGCCCAACGACGCCGTCGTGTGTTCCTTGTCGCAAGTGCTCGCGTGGGATTCGATCCCGCCGCGGTACTTTTTGAGCGCCAAGGCCCGCGCCGGGATACTGCGCCGCACCGCACGCTACAAACGCAGACTACCACCCCTGCTGGCGCTGGCCTTGCAACCTTAAGTGTCCCCTTACGCGCCGTCGCGTTCAGCAACGCTTATGCCATGGCCAACGGCCAAGGCGGGGCTGAGGCAGCGTTGGAATGCTGCCCAACACTGACCTGCAATCACGACGTTGCGATTGTGGTGTGTGGCACAGCACACGGCTCCGTCTGTGAAACCTCAACTCCCCATCTACGGCACCAAGACGTTATCGCACGTAACAGCTGCCACCTGCGTCCTAGGGCCAGGCGCCTGCTTCCCATTGAGTGTGAGCGCTTGCAGGGGCTACCCGATAACTACACACGCATTCCCAGGCGTCATTACGCAATAAGGCGCATCAGCCACCGTCGGCCTCTGGACATGTGGGAAGCCACCGACAATGGCTGGATGCTGATGGCTGCTGACGGCCCCCGTTACAAGGTCATAGGCAACTCAATGGCCGTCCCCTGCCTGACTTGGCTCGGTAAACGTTTGCTCGGTGTGCTTAGAAATCCGGAGTCTTTCAGCGAGGTATTGATCACTGACAGGCCGGCTAAGAAAAACCATTCTTGACCACGCAAGACTGATCACTGATCAGCGCATGCCCAGGCAGCTAGGGTCTTCAAAGCTGCGTCGTGAAATGTTTCACGCTGGCCCCGCCCAGTCCGCCCGGCATCGTTTCCGTGGACGTGCGCCTTCGAAGGCGTTGATGCCTGTCTTTCGCCGTGAGGGTTACCCACACCTTTCACTTAAATCAGATCCAAGGAGTCATTAGCGATGAAAAACGCTCCCGCTACTCAACTGTCGTCCCTGTCCCAGCCTAAGTCCGCCGCACAACTTGCTGATGTCGGTAATACAGCAGCCGCTTTCTTCGCCGCTTGGAAAAAAGGCGTTGCCTTAGCCGGTTTCACCTATTTTGGTGACGGTTCTAAAGCTGGCTTCAACAAGGCCAATTGCCGATGGGATCTGCGTCCCATCATGCGACTGATCGATAAAAACTTCGAAGTCCTGAGCAGTCAGGAACGGATATTAATAGCTGCAATGGTGAGCTTCCACGACACCCAAAAAGGTTGTGAGTTGCTCAAGCAGGCAGGGGTTAAAGGCTTGGCTGACCTGGGCCTTTTAGACCCTCTACAGAGAGGCATTATTGCTTCGCTGATCCTTCATTACCACGGCTGGTAATCAGCCTCTTTATTCACTGGGGCCTGGCAGTTTTCCCCACTTTCCAAACCAATCACCCATTGGGGGCGACTGCCCCTTCGGGAGAGGCGCCTCCATCGTTATTCCTAGCCTGGAGGCATGTCATGAATCCTACGTTTGATGAAACGACCTATTTTGACCTTCACATCACTGGACTGGGTTATCTCAATCGCATTCGTGAAGTGAAGCTCAAGAAAGGTGAATCATTCCTAGCTTGCGACATCGCGGCGCTCAATGGTCCGACCGACTGCGCTGAGTATCGGCGTTTCGACGTTCGTGTCACAGGCGAAGATGCACAGGTACTGGTTCGGCGCTGTGCCAGAGCCGTTGAGTTGGACCGTAAGGTCCTCGTTGGTTTTCGTCTGGGAGATCCCTGGGTGGACACGTTCACTTACTCCAAAGGCATTAACCAGGGACAGTTGGGCGTGAGCTTCAAGGCCCGATTGCTCTTGTTGAACTGGATCAAGATCGACGGTGTTTTGGTGCATAAGCGCGAACCTTCGAATCAAGACAGCCTGAAATCCGAAGCTACAACTCAACCAGTGAATGCAGCCCCTCCATCACCCGAAGAGGACTTTGCATTCTGATCTCAGATCCGGCTACGGGTCTTGGTTTTTCCTCAACGTCGTCATTCAACGTCGACGTTTGAAGCTCCCACCCTCCCTCGTAAGCCATGACGCCCGAGGGGGGTGTCATGGCCCCACTTTTTGAATAGGAAGCAGACCATGATTGTTATCAAATTTGGAGATTCGGCCAAACCCTGGTCCGAGCACGGCGCTTTGGTTATGACCCCTGGCGTTGATGCACTGATGAGAACGAAACGATTAGATCCGTTCCATTACTTCGGCCGCCACATCTTGGGCGACTGGGGCGATATCTGTGATGAAGATCGTCAGCTCAATGAAGATGCACTGCAGTCGGGTTATCGTCTGATGTCTGCCTACGATGTTGAACCTGGCTTGAGATTGTGGGTTATCACCGAAGCTGATCGTACCGTGACCACCATTCTTCTACCTGAGGAATACTGAGGCCTGTGGCCAGACCTCTCTAGCACTTCAGTTAATCCTCGCAACGGCCTCCTCGGAGGCCGTTTTCTTTGAT
This window encodes:
- a CDS encoding single-stranded DNA-binding protein, with product MSTHFFGEGNIGSAPEFREFNNRNDEPRRLLRLNVYFDNPVPVKDGYEDRGGFWAPVEIWHREAEHWSTLYQKGMRVMVEGRSVKEEWADADENARVTFKIEARRVGILPYRVERVTLGGKSSAAATDGDDHPH
- a CDS encoding STY4534 family ICE replication protein — its product is MNPTFDETTYFDLHITGLGYLNRIREVKLKKGESFLACDIAALNGPTDCAEYRRFDVRVTGEDAQVLVRRCARAVELDRKVLVGFRLGDPWVDTFTYSKGINQGQLGVSFKARLLLLNWIKIDGVLVHKREPSNQDSLKSEATTQPVNAAPPSPEEDFAF
- a CDS encoding DNA cytosine methyltransferase, whose protein sequence is MIQTSPPLQYASVCSGIEAVTVAWKPLGLTPAWFSEIAPFPCAVLAHHYPTVPNLGDMKRLARQALNRVIEAPAILIGGTPCQAFSVAGFRAGLADARGALTLTFVELANAIDQVRMRRKEPEAIIVWENVLGVLTDRGNAFGCFIAALAGEEHELVPPRKTWSHAGVVFGPQRTVAWRVLDAQYFGLAQRRRRVFLVASARVGFDPAAVLFERQGPRRDTAPHRTLQTQTTTPAGAGLATLSVPLRAVAFSNAYAMANGQGGAEAALECCPTLTCNHDVAIVVCGTAHGSVCETSTPHLRHQDVIARNSCHLRPRARRLLPIECERLQGLPDNYTRIPRRHYAIRRISHRRPLDMWEATDNGWMLMAADGPRYKVIGNSMAVPCLTWLGKRLLGVLRNPESFSEVLITDRPAKKNHS